The DNA window GTGAAGATGAAGTTCTTGATCAGCAGGCGGTCAAAGACGTCGCCGCGGTTCTCCGCTGCGGCGTTGCGCGCGTACAGAATGCGGAGCTGCTCGTCCACGGCGTAATCGCTGCAGTACACCAGCCCCAGCTTGGGGTTCTGCGCGGCCAGTTCCATCTGCTTTTCAATCTTGTTGGGCAGCCAGACATCGTCATCATCCAGAAACGCGAGCCACTCGCCGGTTGCATTGCGCATGGCCAGGTTCCGAGCCGCGGACGCGCCTCCGTTGGCCTGGAAGAATGGCCGCACGCGGTCGCCGTAAGCCAGAAGCTGCTCGCGCGTGTTGTCCTTGGAGCCGTCGTCCACAACAATGATCTCGCGCACCGGAACCGTTTGCGCCAGCACGCTGTCAATCGCTTCCCGCACTTGCTGTGCGCGATTGTAAGTTGCCATTACTACGGAAACATCAGCCATAACTTAGTTCACTCCTTTGGCCTGGCTCGCCACGCGGCCGGTCTCGCTTGACAAACGGCGCGACGACAAACGCGCACGCATCCAGGCCGCAGAATCAGCACGCAGAGACCGCAACAATCCCGGCGGCAGCAGCCGCAGCCGCGTCAGCATGAAGAGAAAGATCGTCGCCAAAACTGACTTGACCGCCACTCTCACGATGAACGACTCCGCGGGCAACAGATAGGCAATCGCCAACAGCGCCGCGCAGCATCCCAGCACCTGCAAGATGACTTTGAAGTTGCACCGCACCGGGTAAGCGGCCACGCTGAACCAGTAGCTGGCGACGGAAAGAAACGCGAAGCTGAAAAACGTTGCCCACACCGCGCCCCACGCGCCCCACCTAAGGATCAGTCCGAAATTCAGCGCCAGGCAAAACACCGTGGACGCAATCCCGATGATGGAAAGCGTGACGTTCTTCTTGCGGACCAGCAATCCGGCCTCAAAGAACAGCCCCATGCCCTGCACCACGTAGGCGAATGCCAGGAGCGGCACAAAGCGATAGGCGTCCGTGAACCTTGCTCCCACCATCACTTCAAAGACTTCGCGGATGCTGATGCTCACCAGGAACGCCACCGTAATCAGCGCGACTGAATACAGCGTAAAGACCTGCGAGAAAAGCGCGGGCGCATCTTCGCGCTTGGCGATCTCATACGACTGCGGCTCCCACATGAGCTGGAATGGCTGGATGGCCATCAGGCTCAGGACGTAAGCGAACTTGTAGCCCACGGCGTACACGCCCACGGTGTCAATGCCGTGAAAGCGCTGCAGGAAGAAGCGGTCAGAGAAATTCAATACGAACGCCGCTACCCACACGGTAAACAGCGGTGCGCCAAACTTAAGGAGCTTGAACAGCTTGGTCCCGGAGATCCGCAAGCCGGTTTCGCGAAGGGTGAGAAACATGAGCACCACCCACACGGCGCCGGCGGCGGCGAGATTGGCCCAGAACGATCCTGCAATCCCCAGCTTGAGTCCGGCGACAAAGTAAATGTTGAGCCCCACGGAGAGTAGGAGAAATCCCTGGGTGAGGAAGGTGTACAGGCCGGAACGCTGTTTGCCGCGCAGGTAAACCCAGCCGATGTCGGCGGAAAAGGTAAAGAAGAACCCGAAAGCCATCAACTGCACCAGGGTTCGGTACTTTGCGCTGCCCAGCAAGGCTTGCGATACGGCGTTCGGGAACAGAAGCGCAACCACCACTGCCGCGCCGCCTACCAGCAGAGTAGTAATCATTCCGGTGCTGACCACCAGCTTCTTTTCCTTGTCGTCGTCGGTGTCGTAGTAAAAGCGCATGACAGCCGTGGACAGGCCGGGCGCCAGCAACACTGTGGCAATCATCGCCGTGAGATTCAGGATCTCCATCACGCCGTATTCGCCCGCGGAAAAATAATGGGTGTAGAAGGGAATCAGCAGGAAGCTGATGACCTTCCCCAGGATGCGGCCGAAGCCGTACACCGCGGCGTTGCGAAACAATTTGGCGAGTTGCTCGTTCACAGCTTTACGTCCCTCAAATTCGCTTGCGCCGCCGCAACCGGCAGCTTTGGCAATTCAGCTGGTGGCTTGGGCTTAGGTCCGAATCCGACAAACCGGTACCAATCGAATTGCAAAATAAATGTTGCGCGATCGCGGCCCCAGGGAGTGAATCGCTTCAACTCCAGCGGATCGTCTCCGGGCTGGTTGAATCCGAATTCCGTGGTGACGGCCGTGCTGAAGCCGTTTTGCTGCAAGCACTGCTTGGCTTCCTGCGTGAAGTGGAACGATCTCCCAAAAGGATAAGCAAAGTGCCGGACTGGAGTCTGCAACTTTTGCTCAACCGTTTTCTTAGACACCGCAATCTCCTGCTGCACCTGCGCGTTGCTGATCCGGGACAGCACAGGGTGGCTCACGGTGTGCGCCCCAAACGTGATCTGGTGCGCTTTCATCTGGCGGACCTCCTCCCAGCTCAGCATGTAGTTGGGCAGGGTCAGCGAAGCCGGCACGCCCAGCGCGGCAAACAAGCTGGGGATGGCCTTTCGGCGGCAGTCGTCATCAAGACCTTGCAGCCATGCGAGCACTCGGTCGAGCAACGCCAGGCGATCACTTTGCGACGCGAGCGAACCCGCAGGAGCGCCGTCCATTTCCAGATCCAAAGCTGGCCGCGTCGTCAGCTTGAACGCCAGACACACCTGGTCGTACCACGGAATCTGGCTGGTCCCAACGTAACCGGTAGCTAGGTAAATGGTGGCCGGGATGCCGAGTTCCTTCAAGATCGGAAACGCCGACGTGAAATTGTCGCGATAGCCGTCATCAAAGGTGATGGCGACGCAATGTTTCGACGACGACGAGTCGCGGGCGATCCGGCCGTCAGCGATGTCGTCCAGAGTCACGACGTTGCAATTGCGAGCAACGT is part of the Terriglobia bacterium genome and encodes:
- a CDS encoding oligosaccharide flippase family protein, with protein sequence MNEQLAKLFRNAAVYGFGRILGKVISFLLIPFYTHYFSAGEYGVMEILNLTAMIATVLLAPGLSTAVMRFYYDTDDDKEKKLVVSTGMITTLLVGGAAVVVALLFPNAVSQALLGSAKYRTLVQLMAFGFFFTFSADIGWVYLRGKQRSGLYTFLTQGFLLLSVGLNIYFVAGLKLGIAGSFWANLAAAGAVWVVLMFLTLRETGLRISGTKLFKLLKFGAPLFTVWVAAFVLNFSDRFFLQRFHGIDTVGVYAVGYKFAYVLSLMAIQPFQLMWEPQSYEIAKREDAPALFSQVFTLYSVALITVAFLVSISIREVFEVMVGARFTDAYRFVPLLAFAYVVQGMGLFFEAGLLVRKKNVTLSIIGIASTVFCLALNFGLILRWGAWGAVWATFFSFAFLSVASYWFSVAAYPVRCNFKVILQVLGCCAALLAIAYLLPAESFIVRVAVKSVLATIFLFMLTRLRLLPPGLLRSLRADSAAWMRARLSSRRLSSETGRVASQAKGVN